Proteins encoded together in one Variovorax paradoxus window:
- a CDS encoding CheR family methyltransferase, translating to MSNTEIELRLLMEAIYLKYSYDFRNYTVASQKRRVLHALAQLGLPSISALQEKVLRDPALFGRLLQYLTIPVSEMFRDPAYFLALRQHVVPILHTYPSVKVWVAGCSTGEEVFSLAILLREEGLLSRTQIYATDINPASLEKARQGIFPIEAVRGYTANYQRAGGRSSFSDYYTAAYEAARFDPSLCADVIFADHSLATDSVFAETQLVSCRNVLIYFNRELQDRALGLFHESLCHRGFLGLGAKESIDFSSYSQRFDAHSQPERIYRKAT from the coding sequence GTCGCGTCGCAGAAGCGCCGCGTGCTGCATGCGCTGGCGCAGCTCGGGCTGCCGAGCATTTCGGCGCTGCAGGAAAAAGTGCTGCGAGACCCCGCCCTGTTCGGCCGGCTGCTGCAATACCTGACGATTCCGGTGAGCGAGATGTTTCGCGACCCGGCCTATTTTCTGGCGCTGCGCCAGCATGTGGTGCCCATCTTGCACACCTACCCTTCGGTGAAGGTGTGGGTGGCGGGTTGCAGCACGGGCGAAGAGGTGTTTTCGCTAGCGATCTTGCTGAGGGAAGAAGGCCTGCTCTCGCGCACGCAGATCTATGCCACCGACATCAATCCCGCCTCGCTCGAAAAGGCGCGGCAGGGCATCTTTCCGATCGAGGCGGTGCGCGGGTACACGGCCAACTACCAGCGCGCGGGCGGGCGCAGTTCTTTCTCCGACTACTACACGGCCGCCTACGAGGCCGCCCGCTTCGACCCATCGCTGTGCGCCGACGTCATCTTTGCCGACCACAGCCTGGCAACGGACAGCGTGTTTGCCGAGACGCAGCTGGTGTCTTGCCGCAATGTGCTCATCTATTTCAACCGCGAACTGCAAGACCGCGCGCTGGGCCTGTTCCACGAATCGCTCTGCCACCGTGGGTTTCTTGGGCTGGGTGCAAAGGAAAGCATCGATTTTTCGAGCTACTCGCAACGCTTCGATGCGCATTCGCAGCCGGAGCGCATCTACCGCAAGGCCACATGA